From the genome of Candidatus Poribacteria bacterium, one region includes:
- a CDS encoding SDR family NAD(P)-dependent oxidoreductase: MRKDQVCIITGGGSGIGRGAALMMAEEGATVVIIGRTASKLESVKAEVTAAGGTAVSYVLEVADYDAVEQMVADVLDKFGRIDVLVNNAGHSSHHRRILNTSPEEMRSVIDSNLIGTFFCTKAVVPAMLAAKSGTIINISSLAAVTPGPFSGFAYGAAKAGVINFTEFLNADLRNTGIRASVVVPGEVATPILDNRPIPPDADARATMVDVDETSAAILLIATLPQRSNIPELVIRPTMHRNMTGEIVELDG, translated from the coding sequence GTGCGAAAGGATCAGGTATGTATCATTACAGGGGGCGGCAGCGGTATTGGTCGCGGTGCTGCCCTCATGATGGCAGAAGAAGGCGCGACAGTTGTTATCATCGGTAGAACGGCATCGAAATTAGAATCCGTTAAGGCTGAAGTCACGGCAGCCGGAGGGACTGCAGTCAGCTACGTACTCGAGGTAGCGGATTACGACGCTGTTGAACAGATGGTTGCAGATGTGCTTGATAAATTCGGACGCATTGATGTGCTTGTGAACAACGCCGGACACAGTTCCCATCACCGACGGATTCTGAACACATCCCCTGAAGAGATGCGCTCGGTTATTGATTCAAATCTGATTGGCACGTTTTTCTGCACGAAAGCAGTCGTACCCGCGATGTTGGCGGCGAAATCGGGAACGATCATCAATATATCGTCGCTTGCGGCGGTTACGCCGGGTCCGTTTAGCGGCTTCGCTTACGGTGCTGCGAAGGCGGGTGTCATCAATTTCACAGAATTTCTCAATGCGGATTTACGGAACACGGGTATCCGCGCGAGCGTGGTGGTCCCTGGCGAAGTCGCAACACCGATTCTGGATAATCGTCCAATTCCACCGGATGCCGATGCGCGCGCGACGATGGTAGATGTTGACGAAACCTCAGCGGCGATTCTGCTAATTGCGACGCTGCCGCAGCGGAGCAACATCCCGGAATTAGTCATTCGTCCAACAATGCATCGCAATATGACAGGCGAGATTGTTGAATTAGATGGCTGA